A region from the Panicum hallii strain FIL2 chromosome 1, PHallii_v3.1, whole genome shotgun sequence genome encodes:
- the LOC112891413 gene encoding CBS domain-containing protein CBSX5-like: MAATLLSHVVSDLCIGRPRVLTLPPSTPVAAALAALRAGADPFVFVDAEPAAYRAKRGAATVYVKVSVADVLCYVCGDAGNLRDPAAALGRPVSAVAGGHGDTHRVDPQTRLLDAIDVLLTDGCQGLLVPLHARARKRHHQVPSPDAVATSSDCCVLTREDIVRHLFGSISHFSPVAALTVASLGLIRRDVHAVHVDDDGLDAIPLLRRAVSNGTAVAIVADDGALVGEICPGVLVSCDVESVSAAFAALPAGDVMTYIDCSLTHMPPEFLLRAIRAQLKDRGLDAIAELMDTADAASLPSSPSSSTSSDEDSPSVRGRRPRRMSSGSFGWRSTEDVVACHSGSSLVAVMAQALAHRVGYVWVVDETSGALVGVVRFADVLAVLREHLRPQSQVLCR; this comes from the exons ATGGCGGCGACCCTCCTGTCCCACGTCGTCTCCGACCTCTGCATCGGCAGGCCGAGGGTACTCACGCTGCCGCCGTCCAcgcccgtcgccgccgcgctcgccgcgctCCGGGCCGGAGCCGACCCGTTCGTCTTCGTCGACGCCGAACCGGCCGCCTACCGCGCGAAGAGGGGAGCGGCCACGGTGTACGTGAAGGTCAGCGTCGCGGACGTCCTCTGCTACGTCTGCGGCGACGCGGGCAACCTCAGGGACCCCGCGGCAGCGCTCGGCCGGCCCGTGTCCGCCGTCGCTGGCGGCCACGGCGACACCCACCGAGTGGACCCCCAAACAAG GCTGCTCGACGCCATTGACGTGCTGCTGACCGACGGATGCCAAGGCCTGCTCGTTCCCctccacgcgcgcgcccgcaAGCGGCATCACCAGGTCCCCTCCCCCGACGCCGTGGCGACATCGTCCGACTGCTGCGTGCTGACGCGAGAGGACATCGTGCGCCACCTCTTCGGCTCCATCTCCCACTTTTCCCCGGTCGCCGCGCTCACCGTCGCCTCCCTCGGCCTCATCCGCCGCGACGTGCACGCGGTGCACGTCGACGACGACGGGCTCGACGCGATCCCGCTCCTACGGAGAGCCGTCTCGAACGGCACGGCCGTTGCCATCGTCGCCGACGACGGCGCGCTGGTCGGCGAGATCTGCCCCGGCGTGCTCGTATCGTGTGACGTGGAGTCGGTATCGGCCGCCTTCGCCGCGCTCCCCGCTGGCGACGTCATGACGTACATCGATTGCTCTCTAACGCACATGCCGCCGGAGTTCTTGCTCCGCGCCATCCGAGCCCAGCTCAAGGACAGGGGCCTCGACGCCATCGCCGAGCTCATGGACACCGCGGACGCCGCCTCTCTGCCCTCGTCCCCGTCGTCGTCGACCTCCTCCGACGAGGACTCGCCGTCCGTACGCGGACGACGCCCGAGGAGGATGTCATCTGGGAGCTTCGGGTGGCGGTCGACGGAGGACGTGGTGGCGTGCCATTCAGGGAGCTCGCTCGTGGCCGTCATGGCCCAGGCCCTCGCCCACCGTGTCGGGTACGTCTGGGTCGTTGATGAGACCAGCGGCGCGCTCGTCGGAGTAGTGCGATTCGCCGACGTGCTCGCGGTGCTCCGGGAGCATCTCCGCCCTCAGTCCCAGGTGCTATGCAGATGA
- the LOC112896257 gene encoding putative nuclear RNA export factor SDE5 — protein MDLSHSLTSSSDNETRALNTLLDVFGCAFSLDDIADAYVKAKGDVNKAGDFLTDLQLSSPRISDVEPSVETNISQTDKVVEENNMDNSSQPRTVSQIEQAVEEKHTENSDQTRMPEKLQKSSAAFGTVSSMLGKESARATTQANRASKKDKPLKVELPEYMRDDFKVKSDESGSAPRRETLNNRDVEEFLFCMLGEGFKLNMEVIRDVLGSCGYDIKKSMEELMSFSEKDLDKKAESKSNALQDVAVECSISKGKCLGSQSTLSTHSSQEGMQRSKPQISPGELIEAIFTVPGRLEEEPKLRRYELGANRSRVPDQKPVLKPLEDISTYSTNFPVKVSVGSKEPAVNEEDYQNYRRAAKQHWDMMKQYYEKAADAFREGNKKEVDYLIQEGKRCYQMARLADEKSAGEIIKSKEAESRSEVCLDLRSQDPANVPNLLRFHLKQLANIPSMDYLNVIIGVDDGSFKMGQRRRKVMKYLEKNSIQWTEEEPHSGNILVRINQVGNQQG, from the exons ATGGATCTATCACATTCACTAACTTCATCCAGTGACAATGAAACCAGGGCCCTTAATACATTGCTTGATGTGTTTGGATGTGCCTTTTCACTTGATGATATAGCTGATGCGTATGTCAAAGCAAAGGGTGATGTCAACAAAGCTGGAGATTTCTTGACCGACCTTCAACTTTCGTCGCCTCGTATCAGTGATGTCGAGCCAAGTGTTGAGACTAACATTTCCCAGACTGACAAGGTGGTTGAAGAAAACAATATGGACAATTCAAGCCAACCAAGAACTGTTTCCCAGATTGAACAGGCAGTTGAAGAAAAGCATACGGAGAATTCAGATCAAACAAGAATGCCTGAAAAGTTGCAAAAGTCTAGTGCTGCATTTGGTACTGTCTCCAGCATGTTAGGAAAAGAATCTGCCAGAGCTACAACACAAGCGAATAGAGCATCAAAAAAAGACAAACCTCTAAAGGTTGAACTGCCAGAGTACATGCGTGATGATTTTAAGGTGAAGTCTGATGAATCTGGTTCTGCACCAAGGAGAGAGACTTTGAATAACAGGGATGTTGAGGAGTTTCTGTTTTGCATGCTTGGTGAAGGATTTAAGCTCAATATGGAAGTAATTCGTGATGTTCTAG GTAGCTGTGGATATGACATTAAGAAG AGTATGGAGGAATTGATGTCATTTTCTGAAAAAGATCTAGACAAGAAGGCAGAAAGCAAAAGTAATGCATTACAA GATGTGGCAGTAGAATGTTCTATTTCCAAGGGAAAATGCTTAGGCTCACAGTCAACCCTTAG TACCCATTCTTCACAAGAGGGGATGCAAAGGTCAAAACCACAGATTTCTCCGGGAGAGTTGATTGAAGCAATCTTCACCGTACCTGGAAGATTGGAGGAGGAGCCAAAACTAAGAAGATATGAATTGGGTGCAAATCGAAGCAGAGTCCCAGATCAGAAACCAGTCTTGAAACCTCTTGAGGACATTTCAACATATTCTACTAATTTTCCTGTCAAAGTTTCCGTAGGTAGCAAAG AGCCAGCTGTGAATGAGGAGGATTACCAGAACTACCGCAGGGCTGCAAAGCAGCATTGGGATATGATGAAGCAGTACTATGAGAAG GCAGCTGATGCTTTTAGGGAGGGTAACAAGAAAGAAGTCGATTATCTTATACAGGAA GGTAAGCGATGTTACCAGATGGCTCGGCTGGCTGATGAGAAATCTGCTGGGGAGATTATTAAGTCCAA GGAAGCAGAGTCCAGAAGTGAAGTTTGTCTTGATCTGCGCTCACAAGATCCAGCAAACGTACCTAATCTCTTGAGATTTCATCTTAAACAGCTGGCAAACATTCCAT CTATGGATTACCTAAACGTTATTATTGGCGTTGATGATGGCAGTTTCAAAATGGGACAAAGAAGAAGAAAG GTGATGAAGTATCTGGAGAAGAATTCAATCCAGTGGACTGAAGAAGAACCCCACTCTGGGAACATCCTCGTCCGTATTAATCAGGTGGGAAACCAGCAGGGATAG
- the LOC112873330 gene encoding expansin-B16: protein MAGSSSSSAACAVLLASLVCAACLFGSGEASGAAHRVVDPEWHPATATWYGSAEGDGSDGGACGYGTLVDVVPMKARVGAVSPVLFKSGEGCGACYKVRCLDRGICSRRAVTVIVTDECPGGVCAGGRTHFDLSGAAFGRLAVAGAGGQLRNRGEINVVFRRTACRYGGKNIAFHVNEGSTSFWLSLLVEFEDGDGDIGSMQLKQANSARWQDMQHIWGATWSLTPGPLVGPFSVRLTTLTSKQTLAAQDVIPKNWAPKATYTSRLNFA from the exons ATGGCCGGCTCCTCGAGCTCTTCCGCCGCCTGCGCCGTGCTCCTCGCGTCGCTCGTCTGCGCCGCGTGCCTCTTCGGCTCCGGGGAGGCATCGGGGGCGGCGCACAGGGTGGTCGACCCCGAGTGGCACCCGGCCACCGCCACCTGGTACGGCAGCGCCGAGGGCGACGGCAGCGACG GCGGCGCGTGCGGGTACGGGACGCTGGTGGACGTGGTGCCGATGAAGGCGCGCGTGGGCGCGGTGAGCCCCGTGCTGTTCAAGTCCGGcgagggctgcggcgcctgctaCAAGGTCCGGTGCCTCGACCGCGGCATCTGCTCGCGCCGCGCCGTCACGGTCATCGTCACGGACGAGTGCCCCGGCGGCGTCTGCGCGGGGGGCCGCACGCACTTCGACCTCAGCGGCGCCGCGTTCGgccgcctcgccgtcgccggcgccggcggacaGCTGCGCAACCGCGGCGAGATCAACGTCGTGTTCCGCAG GACGGCGTGCAGGTACGGGGGCAAGAACATCGCCTTCCACGTGAACGAGGGCTCCACCAGCTTCTGGCTCTCCCTCCTGGTGGAGTTcgaggacggcgacggcgacatcGGATCCATGCAGCTCAAGCAG GCAAACTCGGCGCGGTGGCAGGACATGCAGCACATCTGGGGGGCCACGTGGAGCCTCACCCCGGGCCCGCTCGTCGGTCCCTTCTCCGTGAGGCTGACGACCCTGACCAGCAAGCAGACGCTCGCGGCCCAGGACGTCATCCCCAAGAACTGGGCCCCCAAGGCCACTTACACCTCCCGCCTCAATTTCGCGTAG
- the LOC112891422 gene encoding putative serine/threonine-protein kinase — translation MALLRGCLCRSEQDFRGLLNLENLRLFSYKEIRAATNNFDRRNKLGRGGFGTVYKGVWGDGTAFAAKVLCSESEQGIKEFLAEIESISEAKHANLVRLLGCCIQRKNRILIYEYLENNSLDHALQANGASLTWSTRSDICVGTAKGLSYLHEEHEPSIVHRDIKASNVLLDRDYRPKIGDFGLAKLFPDNVTHISTGVVGTCGYLAPEYFVHGQLTKKADVYSFGVLVLEIISGRRISQTIHSDMFLVREAWVLYEQGSLLDMVDARMENCPEEEVLRYLRVGLACTQAAPSSRPTMGQVVALLSRCTEAAMMRLPSFAEHRAAPDGPSAVVQTSPKARWPPAAARSAVCSASFTYSEVAPR, via the exons ATGGCGCTGCTGAGGGGATGCCTCTGCAGATCCGAGCAAGACTTCAGAG GGCTTCTCAACTTGGAGAATCTCCGGTTGTTCTCGTATAAGGAGATCAGAGCGGCAACGAACAACTTCGACCGGAGAAACAAGCTGGGCCGAGGTGGCTTTGGAACTGTGTACAAG GGAGTATGGGGAGATGGCACCGCATTTGCTGCAAAGGTTTTGTGTTCTGAATCCGAGCAGGGGATCAAGGAATTCCTAGCTGAAATCGAGAGCATTTCCGAAGCCAAGCACGCGAACCTCGTCAGGCTGCTGGGCTGCTGCATCCAGAGGAAAAACAGGATCCTCATCTACGAATACCTCGAGAACAACAGCCTTGACCATGCGTTGCAGG CGAACGGAGCTAGCCTGACCTGGAGCACGAGGTCGGACATCTGCGTGGGCACTGCCAAGGGGTTGAGCTATCTGCATGAAGAGCACGAGCCGAGCATCGTGCACAGAGACATCAAGGCCAGCAATGTTCTTCTCGACAGAGACTACAGGCCGAAAATCGGAGACTTTGGGCTGGCAAAGCTATTTCCGGACAATGTTACTCACATTAGCACAGGCGTGGTCGGAACGTG CGGGTACTTGGCGCCTGAGTATTTTGTGCACGGGCAGCTGACCAAGAAGGCCGACGTGTACAGCTTCGGGGTGCTTGTTCTCGAGATCATCAGCGGGAGGAGGATCTCGCAGACGATCCACTCAGACATGTTCCTGGTGCGAGAG GCGTGGGTGCTGTACGAGCAGGGCAGCCTGCTGGACATGGTGGACGCGCGCATGGAGAACTgcccggaggaggaggtgctgCGATACCTGAGGGTGGGGCTGGCCTGCACGCAGGCGGCGCCCAGCAGCCGCCCCACGATGGGCCAGGTGGTGGCCCTCCTGTCGCGCTGCACGGAAGCGGCGATGATGCGCCTGCCGAGCTTCGCCGAGCACCGCGCAGCCCCGGACGGCCCGAGCGCAGTCGTGCAAACGTCGCCGAAGGCGAggtggccgccggcggcggcgaggtcggcaGTTTGCTCTGCCTCGTTCACGTACAGCGAGGTCGCTCCGCGGTAG
- the LOC112896391 gene encoding E3 ubiquitin-protein ligase RMA2-like: MDQARTAGAGDEPAKRIVGGGDAPAAGAAAAAGGCFDCNICLECAAEPVVTLCGHLYCWPCIYEWLRPHPDAGTGSSARRRCPVCKAAVSPDALVPLYGRGRSSRAKKPPRGPASSIPRRPALRQSVQDSGNGGGNHHHRNVETDAPAWAPPQARRHADAAQYDALLPPPFGDRGMMHSTAGGVLGGMAVAVLAWLLRGQPQPPGMYYSSPYHLMNPRQRRRHMEVERSLHHIWFFLFVFVLLCLLLF; encoded by the coding sequence ATGGATCAGGCGCgcacggccggcgccggcgatgaACCGGCGAAGAGGATCGTTGGCGGCGGGGACGCGCCggccgcgggggcggcggcggctgcaggtGGCTGCTTCGACTGCAACATCTGCCTCGAGTGCGCCGCGGAGCCGGTGGTCACGCTCTGCGGCCACCTCTACTGCTGGCCCTGCATCTACGAGTGGCTGCGCCCCCACCCCGACGCGGGCACCGGGAGCTCGGCGAGGCGGCGGTGCCCCGTGTGCAAGGCCGCCGTGTCCCCCGACGCGCTCGTGCCGCTCTACGGCCGCGGCAGGAGCTCCCGCGCCAAGAAGCCGCCGCGCGGCCCGGCTAGCAGCATCCCGCGCCGGCCGGCCCTGCGGCAGAGCGTTCAAGACagcggcaacggcggcggcaaccaccaccaccggaACGTGGAAACCGACGCGCCGGCCTGGGCACCACCGCAGGCGCGGCGCCATGCCGACGCCGCGCAGTACGAtgccctcctcccaccgccgtTTGGGGATCGCGGGATGATGCACTCGACGGCCGGAGGGGTGCTCGGGGGCATGGCGGTGGCCGTGCTGGCGTGGTTGCTCCGTgggcagccgcagccgccgggCATGTACTACTCGAGCCCGTACCACCTGATGAACCCCAGGCAGAGACGGCGGCACATGGAGGTCGAAAGATCTCTGCATCACATATGGTTCTTCCTCTTCGTGTTCGTGCTGCTCTGCTTGCTCCTGTTCTGA